From one Humulus lupulus chromosome 8, drHumLupu1.1, whole genome shotgun sequence genomic stretch:
- the LOC133797532 gene encoding hydroquinone glucosyltransferase-like, translating to MAQQLHVAMLPSPGIGHLIPLVEFAKRLVTAHDFTITLVVPIDGPVPSKTQKSVLSALPEAIDHVFLPPVNFDDHPDGTKIETIINLTVTRSLPALRDVLKSMFSRFGSVRALVVDIFGTDAFDVAREFNMLSYIFFPTTATGLSLLLHLPVLDETESCEFRELSEPVRIPGSIPIPSTEFPEPLQDRKNDAYKWTLHKAKRYRLADGIVVNSFLELESGTIPSLTKSEPGKPPVYPVGPLVNMEPTTEADDSNCLTWLDKQPHGSVLFVSFGSGGSLSSEQINELAFGLEMSAQRFLWVVRRPNDNVSNATYFSGTAQNDSSFDFLPNGFLERIEGRGLVVPSWAPQSKILSHGSTGGFLSHCGWNSTLESVFNGVPLVAWPLFAEQRLNAFLLTQEIKVALRPKAGENGVVQREEIARVVKSLLEGEEGEKLRNRMKDLKEAAAKALSPNGASTKALSEETGF from the exons ATGGCTCAACAACTCCACGTGGCAATGCTTCCATCTCCGGGGATTGGCCACCTCATCCCTCTCGTCGAGTTCGCCAAGCGTCTAGTGACAGCCCACGATTTTACCATCACGCTGGTGGTTCCGATCGATGGACCTGTACCTTCAAAGACCCAAAAGTCAGTACTGAGCGCCTTGCCGGAGGCAATCGACCATGTGTTCCTCCCACCGGTTAACTTCGACGACCACCCAGATGGGACAAAGATCGAGACCATTATCAATCTCACCGTGACACGCTCTCTCCCAGCTCTCAGAGACGTTTTGAAGTCCATGTTCTCGCGTTTCGGCTCGGTCCGCGCTCTTGTCGTCGACATTTTCGGCACCGACGCTTTTGATGTCGCACGAGAGTTCAACATGTTGTCGTATATCTTTTTCCCGACAACAGCCACGGGCTTGTCTCTTCTCCTCCACTTGCCGGTTCTCGACGAAACTGAGTCGTGTGAGTTCAGAGAGCTTTCTGAGCCGGTAAGAATCCCAGGTTCTATTCCGATCCCCAGTACGGAGTTTCCTGAACCACTTCAGGATAGGAAAAACGACGCTTACAAATGGACCCTTCACAAAGCGAAACGGTATCGTTTAGCTGACGGTATTGTGGTGAATTCTTTCTTGGAATTGGAGTCCGGAACAATACCATCCTTGACGAAGAGTGAGCCAGGTAAGCCGCCGGTTTACCCAGTTGGGCCGTTGGTGAACATGGAACCGACCACGGAGGCTGACGACTCAAATTGTCTGACGTGGCTTGACAAGCAGCCACATGGCAGCGTCTTATTCGTTTCTTTTGGGAGTGGAGGGTCCCTCTCGTCGGAGCAGATTAATGAGCTAGCTTTTGGATTAGAAATGAGTGCGCAAAGATTCTTGTGGGTGGTGAGGAGGCCCAACGATAATGTCTCAAACGCCACTTATTTTAGCGGGACAGCCCAAAACGATTCGTCGTTTGATTTCTTACCAAACGGTTTTCTGGAGCGAATCGAAGGGAGGGGTCTTGTTGTGCCATCTTGGGCCCCACAGTCCAAAATTCTGAGCCATGGCTCGACGGGTGGGTTCCTGTCCCATTGTGGGTGGAACTCCACGCTGGAGAGCGTGTTCAATGGCGTGCCGCTCGTGGCTTGGCCACTCTTCGCGGAGCAGAGATTGAACGCTTTTTTGTTGACCCAAGAAATTAAAGTGGCGTTAAGGCCTAAAGCGGGTGAGAACGGTGTCGTTCAAAGGGAAGAAATTGCCAGAGTGGTTAAGTCTCTTCTAGAAGGGGAAGAGGGTGAAAAGCTCAGAAACCGAATGAAGGACCTTAAAGAAGCTGCGGCTAAGGCTTTGAGCCCAAATGGGGCTTCTACTAAAGCACTATCTGAG GAGACTGGCTTTTGA